A genomic region of Zea mays cultivar B73 chromosome 6, Zm-B73-REFERENCE-NAM-5.0, whole genome shotgun sequence contains the following coding sequences:
- the LOC100285007 gene encoding probable polygalacturonase At1g80170: MARGAVLLLLAAAFAAALLPDAAESRILLTLHDFGAVGDGVADDTKALAGAWTAACAAADDVILNVPAGGTFRIWPLTLAGPCRSEIKLLISGDIVAPESPQDWGQGQSDQWLHFHKVRDLTVTGGGIIDGRGQQWWAQSLARAQPAPKAVHFEDCQGISVKGITLQNSQSYHLTFTRSSDVEANYLRVTSPEHSVDTKGIHLVDSYNVHVMDNLISTGDDCVSIVGNCTDVRLRAISCGPGHGISIGTLGVNSSVDYVEKIKVDTLFISNAENGVRVRTTENGGGGGFARKVKFESIVMRNVTNPIIVDQGISSDDPPPSSPEAVALAATASAAVQVEKINYIDITGTSASERAVTFSCSDARPCRRLSLDNVNLTQVDGSEASSYCRQAFGRSVGTVVPESCLSKEDFVHHVPPQRSEEDGEDSES; this comes from the exons ATGGCGCGGGGCGCCGTGCTGCTCCTGCTCGCGGCCGCCTTCGCCGCGGCGCTCCTGCCGGACGCCGCGGAATCCCGCATCCTCCTCACGCTCCACGACTTCGGCGCCGTCGGCGACGGCGTCGCGGACGACACCAAG GCCTTGGCCGGCGCGTGGACGGCCGCGTGCGCCGCCGCGGACGACGTCATCCTCAACGTGCCCGCCGGCGGGACATTCCGGATCTGGCCGCTCACGCTCGCCGGACCCTGCAGGAGCGAGATCAAGCTGCTC ATTTCCGGGGACATCGTCGCGCCGGAAAGCCCCCAGGACTGGGGGCAAGGCCAGAGCGACCAGTGGCTCCACTTCCACAAGGTTCGGGACCTCACGGTCACCGGCGGGGGCATCATCGACGGCAGAGGGCAGCAGTGGTGGGCGCAGTCGCTTGCGCGCGCGCAGCCCGCTCCCAAG GCTGTTCACTTCGAGGACTGCCAGGGGATCAGCGTGAAGGGCATCACCTTGCAGAACAGCCAGTCGTACCACCTGACGTTCACCCGGAGCTCCGACGTCGAGGCCAATTACCTCAGGGTGACCTCGCCGGAGCACAGCGTCGACACCAAGGGCATTCACCTCGTTGACTCGTACAATGTTCACGTCATGGATAACCTCATCTCCACAG GTGATGACTGCGTCTCCATAGTGGGCAACTGCACGGATGTCCGTCTAAGAGCCATCTCATGCGGACCTGGCCATGGTATCAG CATCGGAACCTTAGGAGTAAACAGCTCCGTCGATTACGTGGAGAAGATCAAAGTCGACACCTTGTTCATCTCAAACGCCGAGAACGGCGTGCGCGTGAGGACCACCGAG aacggcggcggcggcggcttcgcTCGCAAGGTGAAGTTCGAGAGCATCGTCATGAGGAACGTCACCAACCCCATCATCGTCGACCAGGGGATCTCCTCTGACGATCCGCCACCTTCATCGCCTGAAGCAGTAGCACTG GCCGCGACGGCGTCGGCGGCAGTGCAGGTGGAGAAGATCAACTACATCGACATCACGGGCACGTCGGCGTCGGAGCGCGCGGTCACGTTCTCGTGCAGCGACGCCCGGCCGTGCAGGCGCCTGTCGCTCGACAACGTGAACCTGACCCAGGTGGACGGGAGCGAGGCGTCGTCCTACTGCCGCCAGGCGTTCGGGAGGAGCGTCGGCACCGTTGTCCCGGAGtcctgcctctccaaggaggactTCGTCCACCACGTCCCGCCGCAGCGTTCTGAGGAAGACGGAGAAGACTCAGAATCGTGA
- the LOC100194407 gene encoding uncharacterized LOC100194407 precursor produces MGSSRTIVASPLLLLALLLLAFAATAEARVVPELFGEDQFQRTCNQVHFRKMCQSLTRLPRVTTPRELLLASMRVAAEKAREAKSRVDEFAARNHEGRPMESILGACSNGYDNVVQTLEEARKIVATRPAAGTQAQADDMNTKLSAAVTSASDCDNAFADFPAIRSPFLPMQRNVYRLVDNVLNIFVVVNQPEHAHKHGH; encoded by the exons ATGGGGAGCTCGAGGACCATCGTTGCGTCCCCCCTGCTCCTCCTCGCCCTCCTCCTCCTGGCTTTCGCGGCCACCGCCGAGGCCCGCGTTGTCCCCGAGCTGTTTGGCGAGGACCAATTCCAGCGGACATGCAACCAG GTGCACTTCAGGAAGATGTGCCAGAGCTTGACGAGGCTCCCGAGGGTGACAACGCCGCGCGAACTGCTGCTAGCGTCGATGCGCGTCGCGGCGGAGAAGGCCAGGGAGGCCAAGAGCCGGGTGGACGAGTTCGCGGCGAGGAACCACGAGGGCCGGCCGATGGAGTCCATCCTCGGAGCCTGCAGCAACGGGTACGACAACGTTGTGCAGACGCTCGAGGAGGCGCGGAAGATCGTCGCCACGCGGCCGGCGGCGGGCACCCAGGCCCAGGCCGACGACATGAACACGAAGCTGTCGGCCGCCGTCACGAGCGCCAGCGACTGCGACAACGCCTTCGCCGACTTCCCGGCGATTAGGTCCCCATTCTTGCCCATGCAGCGGAACGTCTACCGCCTCGTCGACAACGTCCTCAACATCTTCGTCGTCGTCAACCAGCCGGAGCACGCGCACAAGCACGGGCACTAG